A single region of the Terriglobia bacterium genome encodes:
- a CDS encoding radical SAM protein, which produces MTVHLINPSDNSFGTAVITPRWLFVLAAATPREYGDPKLVDETLEPLDPSTIHAGDIVGVSVHTGNALRGYAVGNMARARGAWVIYGGIHATLFPEEPFELGGAHSVVTGDGDIAWAGAVRDCAAGTPERFYDGGKIEGDQFVAARWDLLSPEKYMWASVQTIRGCPKHCSFCSVWRTDGQKPRQRGFQSVIDEIVALRRLGFRFIALADDNFYPVTLTDLRLAKAQNNLEKLHNLEEIREERFRLMSQLAKLPRDMVFFTQITMEAAEDPAFLDSMREANIKGALVGVEAVTPEGLKAVYKDFNCSGERLIEQLQKFREHGVHVLGSFIFGLPTDKPATFSATAELALKSGITFAQFVMMTPFPGTVDFTNWEKEQLKNPSYVEGTPITRYWLIPSNVRPKMFTPHPLMSSDEIRKRTQGVWDRFYNLRSIWKRSRCTPTLRSRLAFIFISKLYREMYAGTGISTDSARRKKARRSARWIARQCRKLFQTKPIPDLRAPEWVAAGSSRPLSGIDPMRKVVSPLNILD; this is translated from the coding sequence GTGACCGTACATCTGATTAATCCTAGCGATAATTCTTTTGGCACCGCGGTGATTACACCGCGCTGGCTCTTCGTTTTGGCCGCGGCTACCCCCCGAGAATATGGAGATCCGAAGCTGGTGGACGAAACTCTGGAGCCGCTAGATCCTTCCACGATTCATGCCGGAGACATAGTCGGGGTGAGCGTCCACACCGGCAATGCCCTGCGCGGTTATGCAGTAGGGAATATGGCGAGGGCTCGGGGAGCATGGGTAATTTACGGTGGGATTCACGCAACTCTTTTTCCCGAGGAGCCGTTTGAACTCGGCGGTGCCCACAGTGTTGTAACTGGAGATGGCGATATAGCCTGGGCTGGCGCCGTGAGAGATTGCGCTGCCGGAACTCCCGAACGGTTTTATGATGGCGGCAAGATCGAGGGTGATCAGTTCGTCGCCGCACGCTGGGATCTCTTATCTCCCGAGAAGTACATGTGGGCATCGGTGCAGACGATTCGGGGTTGCCCTAAACATTGTTCCTTCTGTTCCGTATGGCGCACCGATGGACAGAAGCCTCGGCAACGTGGTTTCCAGAGCGTGATTGACGAGATCGTTGCGCTGCGACGACTGGGATTTCGCTTCATTGCCCTGGCGGACGACAACTTTTACCCTGTCACTCTCACCGATCTTCGCCTCGCCAAAGCCCAGAACAACTTAGAGAAACTTCACAACCTGGAAGAGATTCGTGAAGAACGTTTTAGGCTGATGTCGCAATTAGCGAAGCTCCCTCGTGACATGGTGTTCTTCACCCAGATCACGATGGAAGCGGCAGAAGATCCGGCCTTTTTGGATTCGATGCGGGAAGCAAATATCAAGGGCGCGCTCGTCGGCGTGGAAGCCGTTACACCGGAAGGACTCAAAGCTGTTTATAAAGACTTCAATTGCTCAGGAGAGCGATTGATCGAACAACTCCAGAAGTTCCGTGAACACGGCGTGCACGTTCTCGGCTCGTTCATTTTTGGGTTGCCCACCGATAAGCCGGCAACATTCTCCGCGACCGCCGAGTTGGCGCTCAAGTCCGGTATCACCTTTGCCCAGTTTGTCATGATGACGCCTTTCCCAGGTACGGTTGACTTCACCAACTGGGAGAAGGAACAGTTGAAGAATCCGTCGTATGTGGAGGGGACTCCAATCACACGATACTGGCTAATCCCATCCAATGTCCGACCGAAGATGTTCACCCCTCATCCGCTCATGAGTTCCGACGAAATACGTAAGCGGACACAGGGCGTGTGGGACCGTTTCTACAATCTGAGGTCTATCTGGAAGCGCTCGCGGTGCACCCCGACGCTTCGATCACGACTGGCTTTCATCTTCATATCCAAGCTGTATCGGGAGATGTATGCCGGAACGGGAATCTCCACCGACAGCGCGCGCCGCAAGAAGGCAAGGAGGTCGGCGCGATGGATTGCTCGACAGTGCCGCAAGCTCTTTCAAACGAAGCCAATCCCGGATCTTCGAGCGCCCGAGTGGGTCGCCGCCGGGTCGTCGCGACCGCTGTCCGGAATTGACCCTATGCGGAAAGTCGTCAGTCCGCTGAATATCCTCGATTAA
- the rpsU gene encoding 30S ribosomal protein S21 — protein sequence MAEIRLQQGESIESALRRFKRKVQEEDIIREVKRHSYYLKPGEKARVKQALARKRARKKIRRETRDPR from the coding sequence TTGGCAGAAATTCGACTGCAACAGGGGGAGTCGATTGAAAGCGCATTGCGTCGGTTCAAGCGCAAAGTTCAAGAAGAAGACATCATCCGGGAAGTAAAACGGCACTCTTATTACCTGAAACCGGGTGAAAAGGCGCGTGTGAAACAGGCACTAGCGCGCAAGCGGGCACGCAAGAAGATCCGAAGAGAGACACGAGATCCCAGATGA
- a CDS encoding RNA-binding protein encodes MKKIFVGNFNFNMSEAELRSLFEPFGKVESVSVATDGDTGRVRGFGFVDMLNDEEAEKAMSALNGKDVGGRTLNVNEAGAKNEFSRLRGSGRDQFRGHGR; translated from the coding sequence ATGAAAAAGATCTTTGTAGGGAATTTCAACTTCAACATGTCAGAAGCCGAACTCCGCTCTTTATTTGAACCGTTCGGGAAGGTCGAGAGCGTTTCGGTAGCGACCGATGGTGATACCGGACGCGTACGGGGATTTGGTTTTGTCGACATGCTGAACGATGAAGAGGCCGAAAAGGCTATGTCCGCGCTGAATGGCAAGGATGTTGGTGGGCGCACTCTGAACGTTAATGAAGCTGGCGCCAAGAACGAGTTCAGCAGATTACGTGGCAGTGGTCGGGACCAATTCCGTGGACACGGCCGTTAA
- a CDS encoding DEAD/DEAH box helicase — translation MTKFVELPLCPALQGRLAAGQFINPTPIQSAAIPAALEGKDLVATAQTGTGKTLAFLIPMIELLGKDTTRGIAGLVLVPTRELAIQVHAQFEQLRGRTLTPAALVIGGLGEKKQLDAIRRGARVIVATPGRLEDYLRRGLVDLRSIKIVVLDEADRMLDMGFLPAISRILSVLPRQRQTLCFSATLEQSVAGLVNQYMLEPVRIALGSTLKPVESVELQAFEVPGMQKSEVLRQLLAEHKGRTLVFARTKRGTERLAKQLARDGFAAGMIHGDRSQSQRTAALNNFEQGTVKVLVATDVAARGLHIEEIAHVINYDLPTLPEDFIHRIGRTGRAGASGLASTLVSGAEVFELKSIERALKLRIKRREIAVRNSSKEPALPSLRSRTLIAMPGEVFV, via the coding sequence ATGACGAAATTTGTTGAACTACCGTTATGTCCAGCACTGCAGGGAAGGCTTGCGGCCGGACAATTCATAAACCCCACTCCAATCCAATCCGCTGCTATTCCAGCCGCCTTGGAAGGAAAAGACCTGGTCGCAACGGCCCAGACGGGTACTGGAAAGACGCTGGCATTTCTGATCCCAATGATTGAATTGCTGGGAAAGGACACAACGCGAGGTATCGCTGGACTTGTCCTGGTTCCTACGCGTGAGCTTGCGATTCAGGTCCACGCGCAGTTTGAACAGTTGCGCGGCAGAACATTAACTCCGGCGGCACTGGTTATCGGTGGATTGGGCGAGAAGAAGCAGTTGGATGCTATTCGGCGAGGCGCGCGAGTGATCGTTGCAACTCCCGGGCGGTTAGAGGACTACCTTCGACGCGGGTTGGTCGACCTGAGGTCGATAAAGATAGTTGTCCTGGATGAGGCCGATCGAATGCTGGACATGGGCTTCCTTCCAGCTATTAGCCGCATTCTCAGTGTTCTTCCTCGGCAACGCCAGACCCTGTGCTTTTCTGCAACGCTGGAACAAAGCGTTGCCGGGCTTGTGAACCAGTACATGCTGGAGCCAGTGCGTATCGCATTGGGATCGACTTTAAAGCCCGTGGAATCGGTTGAATTACAAGCCTTCGAAGTACCGGGAATGCAGAAGAGCGAGGTCTTGCGCCAACTGCTGGCCGAACACAAGGGTCGCACCCTCGTCTTTGCGCGAACAAAGCGTGGTACCGAGAGACTTGCTAAGCAACTAGCGCGCGACGGTTTCGCGGCCGGAATGATACATGGTGACCGCAGCCAGTCCCAGCGCACAGCCGCGCTGAACAATTTTGAGCAGGGAACCGTCAAAGTACTGGTCGCGACGGATGTGGCCGCGCGTGGCCTTCACATAGAAGAGATCGCACACGTAATCAACTATGATCTGCCCACATTGCCCGAAGACTTCATCCATCGAATCGGCAGAACAGGCCGCGCGGGTGCCTCAGGCCTGGCTTCCACACTTGTGTCGGGCGCCGAAGTGTTTGAGTTGAAGAGCATCGAGCGAGCCCTGAAGCTTCGCATCAAGCGAAGAGAGATTGCGGTCAGGAACTCGTCGAAAGAACCGGCTCTTCCGTCGCTTCGTTCGCGAACGCTTATCGCCATGCCCGGAGAAGTCTTCGTCTAG